The following are from one region of the Microcoleus sp. FACHB-831 genome:
- a CDS encoding FAD-binding oxidoreductase, with protein MSCKLLSPIEVPLSGWGRYPVAKSFLQRPEQVSSVSEVIKDFQDTTVIARGAGRSYGDAAINYNGQTLLTEGLNRVISFNKETGLLCCEAGLSLKEIIERFVPLGWFPSVTPGTKFVTVGGAVAFDVHGKNHHQDGSFCRFVSKLKITLATGETVQCSRKQNSDLFWATVGGMGLTGIITEVELALRPIETAYIDMYSLKAKNLDEAIALFDEHEPNYQYSVAWIDCLSSGKALGRSIIMFGNHATRSQLHPQLQEEPLSVQTKYRLPVPFEPPSGLLNRYTMSSFNALYYGRHPKAPVRSIVDYDSFFYPLDFLKGWNRLYGKQGFIQYQCVFPPSVSREALVQILNRCSLKGCGSFLAVLKRFGSQEGLLSFPMPGYTLALDIPIKAGLWEFLDQLDRMVIQYGGRVYLAKDARLSPASFREMYPNFPQWLSVKSKVDPNNYFSSALSKRLEIDSEVQQINKKDRALSISG; from the coding sequence ATGAGTTGCAAATTGTTATCGCCCATTGAAGTTCCTTTGTCAGGCTGGGGCAGATATCCTGTAGCAAAAAGTTTTCTTCAGCGTCCAGAGCAAGTTTCATCGGTTTCTGAAGTAATTAAAGACTTTCAGGATACGACTGTTATAGCTAGAGGTGCTGGTCGCAGTTACGGAGATGCAGCAATCAATTACAACGGACAGACGTTGCTAACTGAAGGATTGAATCGCGTCATATCCTTCAATAAAGAGACTGGTCTTCTGTGTTGTGAAGCTGGGCTTAGTCTCAAAGAAATTATAGAAAGGTTTGTACCGCTAGGGTGGTTTCCATCTGTTACGCCAGGAACCAAGTTCGTTACGGTTGGCGGTGCTGTTGCCTTCGACGTGCATGGCAAAAACCACCATCAAGACGGTTCTTTTTGCCGTTTTGTTAGCAAATTGAAAATTACGCTAGCTACTGGCGAAACCGTGCAATGTTCCCGCAAGCAGAATAGCGATCTGTTTTGGGCAACGGTAGGGGGAATGGGGCTGACAGGGATAATAACTGAGGTAGAGTTAGCGCTGCGCCCAATTGAAACGGCTTACATAGATATGTACAGCCTTAAGGCGAAAAATTTGGATGAGGCGATCGCTCTATTCGACGAACACGAACCCAACTATCAATATTCTGTAGCTTGGATAGACTGTCTATCTTCCGGTAAAGCATTGGGTCGCAGCATTATAATGTTCGGCAATCATGCGACGCGATCGCAACTGCATCCCCAACTGCAAGAAGAACCTCTGTCTGTCCAAACCAAGTACCGCCTCCCGGTTCCCTTTGAACCACCTTCTGGGCTGCTTAATCGCTACACCATGAGTAGCTTCAACGCACTTTACTACGGTCGCCATCCTAAAGCACCAGTCCGCTCAATTGTAGATTACGATTCCTTCTTCTACCCGCTGGACTTTTTGAAGGGTTGGAATCGGCTTTATGGCAAACAAGGGTTTATCCAATACCAGTGCGTTTTTCCGCCCTCAGTGAGCAGAGAGGCTCTTGTTCAAATACTAAACAGATGCAGTTTAAAAGGCTGCGGCTCTTTCCTTGCCGTACTTAAAAGGTTTGGTTCTCAGGAAGGATTGCTATCGTTTCCCATGCCAGGCTATACCTTAGCTTTAGACATACCGATTAAAGCTGGGTTGTGGGAATTTCTCGATCAATTGGATCGAATGGTTATTCAGTATGGCGGTCGAGTTTATCTTGCTAAAGATGCTCGTCTTAGTCCCGCCTCTTTTAGAGAAATGTATCCAAACTTTCCCCAATGGCTATC
- a CDS encoding aspartate aminotransferase family protein, which yields MELLTLNEAISLDVKRANQLYKKHFNPGLLEVYKLLGMSEMDIESAEGVEIHLKDGRTILDFSSSIGVLGLGHNHPRIIAAEELCHKKKLIDAIKVAPHKLQAAFAYNLSQLLPDPLQMCFFSVSGAEAVEAGLKICERAQGPKKTKFITASGSFHGKTHGALSLTTSGGFQRGFLMGIPKENIVEVPYGDVQALAAAISENQTGEGENSIIAIILEPIQGQGLHSAPPGYLKEVVALCRENNILSIFDEVKVSMGRTGTFCAFQIENVVPDVVTISKSLGGGKRAVGAMITTEAIFNKAYAGRKDSSLHTTTFGGLGESCAVGIEALNVLQEENLIEGAREKGEYLKNKLLKLQEKHKGKIVEIMGRGLLQGIRFAFNKSFFSQVIDTSKFSIFNTLDAIMMASIIRELYQRYNIITHFSASDPDVLHVMPPLVVEYRQLDEFVDAIDDILERGLVKIVAEFVKGNVMDMQVKA from the coding sequence ATGGAATTATTAACATTAAACGAAGCTATTTCCCTGGATGTAAAGCGAGCTAACCAACTGTATAAAAAACATTTCAATCCAGGGTTGCTAGAAGTTTATAAGCTCCTTGGCATGAGCGAAATGGACATTGAAAGCGCCGAGGGAGTTGAAATTCATTTAAAAGATGGACGGACTATCCTTGACTTTTCTTCATCAATTGGAGTTTTAGGATTAGGCCACAATCATCCGCGAATTATAGCCGCCGAAGAGCTGTGCCACAAGAAAAAACTAATTGATGCAATCAAGGTAGCGCCGCATAAGCTTCAAGCAGCTTTTGCCTACAATCTTTCCCAGCTATTACCAGATCCTTTACAAATGTGCTTTTTTAGCGTTTCCGGCGCTGAGGCAGTGGAAGCAGGTTTAAAAATCTGTGAAAGAGCGCAAGGGCCAAAGAAAACTAAATTTATTACGGCTAGTGGTTCCTTCCACGGTAAGACTCACGGCGCTTTATCTCTCACTACAAGTGGAGGATTTCAGCGTGGTTTCTTAATGGGCATACCAAAGGAAAATATTGTTGAAGTCCCCTATGGTGACGTGCAGGCGCTTGCAGCTGCTATTAGCGAAAACCAGACAGGCGAAGGCGAAAACTCAATTATCGCTATCATTTTAGAACCAATTCAAGGTCAAGGGCTGCATTCTGCTCCTCCGGGATATTTGAAAGAAGTAGTTGCTCTGTGCCGGGAAAACAACATCCTCTCAATTTTTGATGAAGTCAAAGTTAGCATGGGGAGAACTGGAACATTTTGTGCGTTCCAAATCGAAAACGTTGTTCCAGACGTTGTAACTATTTCCAAGTCGTTAGGCGGCGGCAAACGGGCAGTAGGAGCGATGATTACAACAGAAGCTATCTTCAATAAAGCTTATGCTGGGAGAAAAGATAGCTCGTTGCATACAACAACCTTTGGCGGTTTAGGAGAATCCTGTGCAGTTGGCATTGAGGCGCTGAATGTTCTTCAAGAAGAAAATCTGATTGAAGGAGCGCGGGAGAAAGGAGAATATCTGAAAAATAAACTTCTAAAACTGCAAGAGAAGCACAAAGGCAAGATCGTTGAAATTATGGGGAGAGGCTTACTCCAAGGAATACGGTTTGCTTTTAACAAGAGTTTCTTCAGTCAAGTTATAGACACGTCGAAATTCAGCATATTTAACACGCTTGATGCGATAATGATGGCTAGCATTATCCGAGAACTTTATCAACGCTACAACATAATCACTCACTTTTCTGCATCCGATCCAGACGTGTTGCATGTCATGCCGCCCTTAGTTGTAGAGTACCGTCAGCTAGACGAGTTTGTTGATGCTATTGACGATATTCTCGAACGGGGATTGGTGAAGATAGTAGCCGAGTTTGTTAAAGGAAATGTGATGGATATGCAGGTGAAAGCTTAG
- a CDS encoding decaprenyl-phosphate phosphoribosyltransferase — METRRLPVQERSLVNRVSRTTQLPYLAALRPRQWTKNLVVFAAPLFEFKIHHFESIQGAWLAFALFCCASSGFYLLNDIIDVEADRRHPVKCKRPIAAGLVTIRVAIAMTVVLLAGSLLIGWLHAPALGAALIAYAILQLAYNLRLKKTVILDIGAIATGFVLRAYGGAAATGIEISPWFVLCTAMLALFLGVEKRKAELRLFEIKGGKTRSVLKRYSMELLTRMESVVTTGAVMSYALWSSGPQVQGASTPWMLLTLPFVLYGVFRYQLLADPQEIARKSRRESDLEEYGHSAVEGGQTERPEEILLSDLPILLTVLGWVITIFVILWLKNAGII; from the coding sequence ATGGAAACTCGACGACTACCAGTTCAAGAACGATCATTAGTTAACAGAGTAAGTAGGACTACACAACTACCCTACTTAGCTGCTCTAAGACCGCGCCAGTGGACAAAGAACCTAGTTGTGTTTGCGGCACCTCTATTTGAGTTCAAAATCCACCATTTTGAGTCGATTCAGGGTGCCTGGCTAGCATTTGCATTGTTTTGTTGTGCTTCTAGCGGTTTCTACTTACTTAATGACATCATTGATGTGGAAGCCGATCGGCGGCATCCTGTGAAATGCAAGCGCCCGATCGCAGCAGGCTTGGTGACAATCCGGGTAGCGATCGCCATGACAGTGGTGCTATTAGCAGGATCTTTGCTCATAGGTTGGTTGCACGCACCTGCCTTGGGAGCCGCGCTAATTGCCTACGCAATTTTGCAACTCGCCTATAACCTGCGGCTTAAGAAAACAGTAATTTTGGATATTGGAGCGATCGCCACCGGGTTCGTCCTCAGAGCTTACGGAGGCGCAGCGGCTACAGGGATTGAAATATCTCCTTGGTTTGTCCTGTGTACCGCAATGCTGGCGCTGTTTTTGGGAGTCGAGAAACGCAAAGCAGAACTGCGATTATTTGAAATCAAAGGCGGCAAAACTCGTTCTGTCCTCAAACGGTACTCTATGGAACTACTCACCCGCATGGAAAGCGTAGTAACCACAGGTGCAGTTATGAGCTATGCGCTGTGGAGTTCTGGCCCTCAAGTTCAGGGAGCATCAACACCCTGGATGCTCTTAACACTCCCCTTTGTTTTGTATGGCGTTTTTCGCTATCAGTTGCTAGCCGACCCCCAAGAAATTGCTCGCAAGAGTAGAAGAGAATCGGATCTTGAAGAGTATGGTCATAGTGCTGTAGAAGGTGGCCAAACTGAGCGCCCTGAAGAGATTTTATTAAGCGATTTGCCAATCCTGCTTACCGTTCTAGGCTGGGTAATCACAATCTTCGTCATTCTATGGCTTAAGAATGCCGGGATAATTTAG